The region TTCCACCCAAAATTCAATGGCAAGTCACATATTTTACCAAAGGCAGTCCTGGACGAGACATATTCACAATGTACTTTCTCCGTTTTCTGACGGTTAATACGACCCATCTGCCCATACTCTAATGTAGTCCACCTGCATGGCAGCGCCCTCTCCTCTCCATGTGGGATACCATTTGTCTCTGGCTAACCAGAAATCTTTGGGTCCAGTGTGCGAGGTGTCAAGCCATGGCTTTGGATACGGTTGATTGGTCAGACTGTCATGCCAATAACCACCTGTGCCACCCACAGCGACATTCAGTACGATGTAGCACTATAATAAGGGGGTAGAAAGAAAGTTTGATGTTTATATTGACATGTTTTATATATACTTTAGTcataatatatagttaatcaaaacagctgaagtCATACTTTAGTCATACATATTTCCAGAAGCAACTCCAAGTTTCCTGTATGTCGCATTGCACTTttcagatttgtcagatttttttttttttttttttttagatttgtcaattttttagactttggaatgatttatgaaatcttcatacatataaataagtttattagagaacaaggtaCTCTAGGGGGGTTATCCCtcagaaaaaaacatttgaaaaaaaaaagggcctcatcgtttcctcgagcactattggagaagaccgaaaaaaACTGACAATACTaaatttacatttgaaaaaaaaaaacacctccctccctcatcaattcatgaaaatcctctggacgagaaccaaaacattaattttatacggccttaagtaAAAGTATGCAAAAATAAGCAAGTGTTGCTTCCAATGTTTCTGCCAAATGCGAATGTCGTtcttactcccaattccagaaaaatacagcactcatttttttttgattgaagaaataattttatcatgttttgtcaaatgacataccgtaaaaccccgtctacaagcatatagtgtgcttctgatgaaagctgcATTAATCCAGTcgacattatggagtttgagcaaataaattacggatccaagcatatacaaacaagtattattttaagaccgatctattgtattggtatattaacgcttgcttcgaattaattaagcttttataaaaaacactatatgcttgtagacggggttttacggtatagctaGATCCTAATCATTTAGTTATTTCTAACTGGCAAGTCAAATTACAGGTACTACATATTGATTTttgtaaaaacacattttttgttatattttttctaTCAGCTGAAGCACAATTAAgtaaaaatgtgaagaaaaaaaatcctcactttttctattgttattattttgtgaggacataTCTACCGATTTACAAAGTAAACATAAAATATCAGATTATGAGAAAACTCATAGATAATAGCCAACATTGTTATGATTTTGTATACACTTTAAATTTGGTGACTGCAATGttggaaaacatgcaaaattgtatAGTTATTTCCCTCAAActgtaaaaatattacaatttaacTTTTTGTCAGTTAAAGGATTAGTAttaagctatgttttatttggcaaaaccgTATAATATCATTTTAATCCAAAACAATAATACTACTGTATTTTGGGGGAATCGGGAGTAGGAACTACATGAGTGCAAACGGTTTATGGTGTGAAATATACAAAACCTCAAAATTTTGAAGTAAAATGAAACCTAAggtatatatataattttgacCCTTACATCCTGATCGAAGGGCGCCATTTTGTTGGGCGAGGTTGCCCATGGATTTTCTGTGTTAGGGATATCCTCTGCAAAATTCCCAAAGTCATAGAAACCTTTTGAGCCTGGATCGACTTTCAGAATCTCTTCATCATCAACGAAGAATCTAAGCatggaaaaaatttgaaaatgtttccATAATCGGAGCCAGGGTTAACAAACTTACTAATTTTCGTGAGACGTTTTTGTCAAACTCACAAACGATTTGTTTACATGATGTTGTGATGGTTGTAATTTTTGAACTTGGCGGTAATTCGGTCAACAGTGCCTAGAAAAGGTGCgctttgccttgtaaaagtaccgtaatttgtcgccattttctgcgattcctttttttCAATGAAGACACCAGATAACTCAATATTCCTTTTACTAATCCAATCAAGATTCATGGTGAGATTGTATAatagtgacgtcagacgcaaattagtctttttgatACAGTCCTTGTTTAAAATAGCATGAATAGTGCACTAAGACAAcgcgatcaatttgattgatcaatatcaaaggcCCTAGAttcaagagtggatacaaaatctaccattgtgcactgtgCACAAtggtgattttattgtccaaccgtcaataaaatcaaactagattagatctcttcaatattttgtatccagtcctgcatctatgatccccaatattgatcaatcaaattgatcgtgtatgagATGCATTACACTTCACCATTTAAGCTAACTCGGCTGCTTAAGTCATGCATAATGTCTTAAAAACTATACTTAGTGGCTAACTTAGGACTGATATTCAAAACGTATATCGATTGTTTTCTTGTTTACAAGTTTACTATCATTATATTGAAATTTTATTGTTCAAAGTCTTACTTAATTTGTTGAGGAGTCCACTCCACGGCATATTTGTGGAAGCCTTTTCCGAAGTTTTCCCCATCCTCCAAATTtctagaaataaaacaaaataattcattTCAGTCGTCAGGTCATACAACATGCATGATAAAGACGCATACTATTGTTGGAAGTTCTCATCTTCATTCACCTCAATTATTCTATAAAAAGTCACAATATTTATAATCATTTCCTTTAATTCTACTTTGacaggcctacatacacaattaCATTTTTTTGGACGCTGaactattttttcattgacagaGGCCTAATGTTCCTCTTTCCCGGggacacttcaatatgaaatgaatataggtgtagggctggcactttcacagttagggggcattcggtgagagcaaaatgtaaaaaatatggggtcatttggtgagagcatgatttttggcattcggtgagagcaaaatgtacaaaatgtagggTCATTGGTTAAAAACATGACCTTTTtgaaatggaacctttgggtgagagccaaaacagcgccaTAAGAACttcgaacattgaatttctagttctaaatggcttcaaatttctctggttttttttctttcaatataaGTAACAAGTGAAAAATGACAGCGGGTgatagatcaaatggaaaaataaggggtcttctggtgacagagcatatgttcgtaaacaaatatgaggtctttgggtgacagtgacgCTAAAAAATGGGATTTTAACAGCTCTAAATATGTTCTATTCATCTCGATCCGATcgttaacctttggaacatttcacatgcattgCATGCTGTTTGTCTCAATACCTTCTCCTTTGTATTTATATTTAAtggtaatttaaatcgtgaaaccatagaacgatctgttggtcagaatagatattgaataaaattgaatctcatcacatcaattcaaagctacgtcattttttgaaatactggtcaCCCGCGACTTTATGGTATGTACTACACAAGGACCTAGGTGAGGTCCTTGAGGTATACCATCCCAAGATAAAGAATAACTTACTTGGTAGCGTGTGTCAATTCATATTTGTTGTTAGGAAAAAATGGCCCCCAATGCATAGTAGAAGCTATTTGTTCAACTCCTACTGAGGTACCGCTGGTGTCAGTGTACTGTAGATTACCTGAAGAAAAGATAGGTTGAGCCCAAAATAATGGATTAAAACTAAGTCTTATGAATGAAGGAAGGGTTTACCACTCCTTAAGAGTCTTCATCCGGCACTGAACGCACGTGTTTACGCCAAAAGGatttaagctaatcgtagatccctCTTAGCGCTCATTTTAGTGAGACAGTTTTTAAACCATCACCTTACCCGGGGATAGGATCGCCCATCAAAATAACTATAAATATCAACAGTAAAatcattttcatttcgctcttgtccAATAgctactaaaataacattataatgACGTTATGATAGAAAATTACTGGGTTTGAGAAAAAACAGTAGGACAAGGATTTAAGTTTAATTGTTATGAATAACTTACCACGAGACTCAACGATATCGATTTCACCTGACGCGGGCCATTCTCCGTAACTGTTACGGCGAGGTAAAAGCCAAATAGCTGCAATGGAAGATAAAAACATAATTTATTGAAAATTATCATCAAAAGACGCCTAAGATTACACCTAATTTTGAACTGCCAATACATTTTTGACGTTCAAGAATATCGCTATACATTTAAATTTACCAATCACTCGTTAAAGATTTTATATagacaacaaagattttcttcgATGTCCAAAATTGACATTTACCatgaattcttaaacacttgagaatgttcctgcaatctaattgcttcttacccgtgtgatatgacacgatatcacacgggtcagcgcatgtgcatcgacgcgatacgcgtactcgcaatttgaaccaatcggaggcgcatagcaacaacgggactgatcgattttaagccctaggtataattccttgcaaaatgtaggatttactttgattaaaatttgtaatacttatcatatttttacttgaattgaagtgtttaagaatgagaataaaggtattgtttttagccgctgtcgtgcatctatcgttcatataacacgggcgacacattatttttggcgtaaaacaactcggcttcgcctcgttgttttacttaaaataatgatgtcgcccgtgttatatgagacgatagatgcactccagcggctaaaaacaatacctttattctctaattagtgATGCACGGTATCGCCCATGTACGTGAGAGCACGATGGCATCTTGACGACTGTTAGACTCTTCCCTACTTAAAATTAATACACAGCTACCAAAAATTCCTCCCCCCCTCAAACCCTTTTGGCTggccaaacatttcttgcccccaaacccccccaattttaccctcccaccggGGATCACATTTATTGCGTAGCCCCTTATCGAATTGGGTAACTCTGCTATATTGTTATTTGCAAAGCAACTTAATTAACTTTATCCATGACTTCGTAGCTATAGGACCAGCCGAGGAAGGGGAAAGTTGCGGAATACCGGGACAAAATGCACCAAAGGTTGTAATGATCATCTTCCTTTGCCCCGGGTTTAGGTCACGATTGATCTAATGTTGACCAATTTTACCGTTAAAAATGCGCTTTTTAGTAGCGGGTCAGAGGAACGATATGCCAATCCCCCCTCCCCTTGTGTCAGTGTCCTCGGTATATATACCCCTATAGCTTATCCGGggtggtactcagtacaaatgaacaTACGGGACGtgtcgcaaacatgggtagcatcccagcaaacacaaaacgttttcgacttcattcgcaaaaggttataaaaaggttgtcagaaaacgttttaatgtcgggttatataaagggtatattaaggttatCAATAGTTTTCATaacatcaaaaaacattttttgataatctatgcaaatattttaacataatgttatttttaaaagtgttgacaaaatatttggcaaaaaatgtttgtaagaataatttacaataacattttgaaaacattttaaaatattgttgtagtgtgttttcatacaaaacgttttaaaacgttttcatgacctttatataacccgacattttaatgttagtaaaacgtttttacctaaaccaaaaaccaaatataacttatttaacacgtttttaaaacgtttttgtgtttgctgggatttttgGCGATGAACACTCTTTCCAGGTCAATTTCAGTATTGATATGGGTCCTTTTTTAAActgttctcaattttttttggaaaatagctcaattttgccCCACTGTAGCccaggtttttttaattttcaaaactaagacaatttgtgattttgatttaaacttttgatccaaacacaaggaattaattccttccACGGAATTTTCATATAAtgctccatctttcatcagcgagtgagtaaCTGTATCAGGTCAAagttgacctgataacagactcgtagactcctaaAAGACAATCTGTGttgaatttgaccaaaaattttgactttttgtatatCAATTGGTCCTCTTTCATTATTCTCAGTGGCaaacccctacccaaaccaagcTTCTCCCGTAGCGTTCAACTTCGAGCTTACTTACAAGCTTACCTGGCCATAACCAATCCCCTACAGGCATCCTGGCCGAGACTTCGACTTTGCCGTACTTGAAGGCAAATGAGTTGACAGTTCGTATGCGAGCTGATTGAATCGGGTTGATATAGTTACTGTCAGTACCGGCTCTTTCACAACCCCACCAGGCGTTGCCAGTGCATAGGTTAGCAGGAGATGCACCTACAAAATATTAAACGATTATTCCACTTGTAAAAAATACAACAAGACTTATTAGTACTGCAATAAGTCCCCCAATATAGCTTGCATGTAGTCAGCC is a window of Amphiura filiformis chromosome 2, Afil_fr2py, whole genome shotgun sequence DNA encoding:
- the LOC140171180 gene encoding beta-1,3-glucan-binding protein-like encodes the protein MGVKSGSSNLVPIILSVLALLLAAVGVILGAVSLLRQNGDTNEQNRGPVTCDSYPCDAVSCDLTKPPCNGLIFEENFDTFDLDTWQHEMTAGGGGNWEFQYYTNNRSNSYVRGGSLYIKPTLTEDMYGPGFLKSGVLSLWGASPANLCTGNAWWGCERAGTDSNYINPIQSARIRTVNSFAFKYGKVEVSARMPVGDWLWPAIWLLPRRNSYGEWPASGEIDIVESRGNLQYTDTSGTSVGVEQIASTMHWGPFFPNNKYELTHATKNLEDGENFGKGFHKYAVEWTPQQIKFFVDDEEILKVDPGSKGFYDFGNFAEDIPNTENPWATSPNKMAPFDQDCYIVLNVAVGGTGGYWHDSLTNQPYPKPWLDTSHTGPKDFWLARDKWYPTWRGEGAAMQVDYIRVWADGSY